Below is a genomic region from Primulina eburnea isolate SZY01 chromosome 9, ASM2296580v1, whole genome shotgun sequence.
tctattGTGGaagtataaaaataaaatataaattagtaAATTGAGTAATGAAGGTTGGTATGCCAGCCCTAACTGGTGATCGATGTATTTCAAATCTATCTCCGACGACGACGTTGATCGATCGGTAATCGTCTTTTTCGTATTTAGTCAAATTTGGATAGAACTTTGACATAGTAAAGTATATAGGTATTATGTTCGATTGAAATTGAGGAGAAAACGAACAAAATGTACAAAATTTGTTGGAATAAGTTTATGTTTCCtcaatataaaattattttttctaaaacgacacaatttatttattttttaatgtcaATAATCGAGTGATGATGAATGAAATACGAAGAGCCCATAAATTTGGCACACGAAGTTTCTCTTGATTTCATATATTATATTCATTGAAAAATCGGAGGCCCCTCTAATACATAGTTTCCTTATCGTGAAGTTTGCATCATAAAGATCGTCAATCAATTCCTCGAACCTACCATTTGTCACATCCCTTTAGATTATTTCGCCTGAATACGACGATAAAATGAATATCATTTCGTTACGTTGtaagttttttgtgagacgacgAATCAACACTtcttatatttacaataataagcaATATGtttggcataaaaaataatattttttcattctgTCTAACAAATTTTTTTGTGAAACTATTTTGGGATGATCAAAATGAGTGAAGGGGCTTAATTGTTCATTTATTGGAATCCCTTTAATTACATGGGTGCATCGTTGGACTTTAATGTATCTTACGAGGAAAATGTACCAGATTTTGAGTTAGAGTTGCATATGATACAAGTTCAATTGCGTGTAAAATGACTCACTGCTGCGGATTCCAATTAATGATGGATGATGTTTAATAAGACCACAAAAGAAACTTTTGGGTGTCTGTattgaaataaaaatttaaggattgaTACAGAAATATCACGCAATTATTGCAATAATCATATCACAATTTAAAATGAAGTGGAAAGAGATTAATTTCTAAACACCCCGATGTGATTAAACTAATACTAAATCTTTCTTAACCTTTCACTTGTATATTTTGCCTACATAATTTGTAACGTCTCAATTTCATGATTGACCTTATTTTACCGACATGATTTGTTTTCTTTATATCCTCAGTCACATGCATCTTGAAAAACTTCTCACGCGTCATCCTTCTCTGAATTATCCAAATAAAACATGCTTAACTGACGCACCTTGTCACTCCCCGAGCCCAGGCCCGcgtctgcgtgactgcacaatgggcttctatagcaactactccgtattcgtcctcgctttacgaaaatgattaacccaaattgctacgtattcgtcctcgctttacgaaaatgattaacccaaattgctatagaagtccattctaagctattataaactcattttaaatctttcatttttaagatgtgggaaAAGAGTATCACACACCTTGTTGGTATGTGTAGTACATATCAAGATTTTAAAATTACCTTAACTGTATAGTTTCGATCGGTTCTCATTCGCCTAAAAGCTTGTCAGTAGTGTTGGTCCCAAATGTGACATCTTGAGATAATgatatgaaaataaaacataaaactGGATACCGAGATTTACATGGAAAAAACCTCTAAAATTATTAGagtaatgaaaaaaattcaactataatattttataatatacaaCCAGTTACTGTGTTTACAAAGAGAACATATGCTCTCTagagaacaaacacctcacatCTATTATAAAAATAGCATTAAAATATATGAGATGAGATAAATGAGTTTAGAAAAGGGTGCTGTGATGCTTTGAATGATGAGAGGAAACACCTTTTTATAGGCGATCCTACTTGTCCGaatacataaaatttcatgtctTTCGGCAAAATTTACAGCCAAATTTGACAAACATCTTACTAATCCAGACATCACATAAATGTCCATGATATATAGTCTCTAACTTAAGCATCGCAGATTTTTCATCAGAAACGTCCCGCACCCTTTCGACGACCATCTTGTTCGTGTTTTTCAGGTAACTGATTATAAGAAGAGATGGTCGATCGGAACACTCGGAAATCATTTACAGGCTGCCTCTGATACTGTCCACAAACACATGCACCAATGATTCAAGCCGACATATCACCCTTCAATGCCCCCCACCCCGTCTGTCTTCAACTTTGACGTGCTACCCAGTACGGGTTTCTTGGATATattcttaattatttttttttaaaaataatactatATATAACAAGAGAGTATTACAAAATTTCGGTTAAACTGTAATGATCAACTGAATAAGATTAATTCAGAAATTATAAATCGattaattcaaaaaaaaatacgtttttcaattttaaaagaCAGTTTATTATATTCAATtcgaattattttttttaaaataaaattaatcgaaataaccatttaaaaaaaaaaagtggactTCAATTGTTATTTTCGTAGGTTTATAATTTTGAGTAAATATTGGTCCAAAATTTATTCAATCGAGTGACGAGtagctaaaaaaaaaaaaaaaaaaaaaaaaacaaaacttgAGCATCAAATTCAAGTGTCTTGGAACAAACATGTCAAACACTATAGCAGATCTTTGCTAAGAAGAAAACAAAAGTGTACAAGACAAAAACTTTTTCTTACACGCATTCCTCAGCAAACCACCAATTTCTGTACAAGAAATCACGGCTGTGGAGCTTTCAAACCATTTGAAACTCAATCACAACAGATCGGACATCGTATAAGCCCATTTTCATTGCAATCAGGACATTTATGAAAACCACATTCGTGCTCGACTCCGTCTTCGTCGTAATCGGCCTCGTAGTATATTTTACAGCTCCCCGAACATGTCTCACATGGCACGAATCTTACATCTCCACAAGCTGCACAAATGTTACCACTCCCATTACCTCCTCCCCCCCTATCATCTACAATTTCACACCTTTCGAGTATTTTTTCGAGCTTCCCCTCCTCGTGCAACTGCCGTATTTCCTCAGCCCCACCGATATAATTTGTGCCGATGAAAATTCTCGGCAAGCCACAGCCACCGTATCTGTCCCCTAAcaattctttcaactcctcCTTGAACCCTGAATCCATGGATACGTCTCTCTCATCAATCTTGATGCCTAATCCCTTCAAAATCATTCGAACATGACAGCAATCCTCGTATGTCTTTCTCACGCCTCTTAGGCTCGTAAAATACACAATCGCCTTGTCTGTACCACGTTGCACGAACTTGTTACCCAAGCCAACGCTATTCGAATCCTTCTCGTCTGATGCTTCCAATGCACAACCTAATGGGTGGAGGTAAAATGGATTTTCACGTGGGAGCTGCTCTTCTAGTGCCTTTCTAAATGAAGCGATCACTTCAGGATCAAATTCAGATACTATTGAAGTATCGTTCGAGTTCGAATT
It encodes:
- the LOC140840514 gene encoding uncharacterized protein At5g39865-like, encoding MGCASSKEKVCHNCKAPYSPERRSYSIHSRRHSRGTGDSYHVVALTSSTLGSLRLDPSIRDHIIDDNGDDNVYSDQDHSVDDVKSVSESRGIDREKATREQFEMGMIEAKTWSKMIDGKIPKIVPRTPIRTPPGEPETINAWEMMEGLEDNSPLRSGNKFRSFSFHLPFNSSLSFIYDRPTHEKVKEKGDASPEPMWLDLADSDSNSNSNSNSNSNSNSNDTSIVSEFDPEVIASFRKALEEQLPRENPFYLHPLGCALEASDEKDSNSVGLGNKFVQRGTDKAIVYFTSLRGVRKTYEDCCHVRMILKGLGIKIDERDVSMDSGFKEELKELLGDRYGGCGLPRIFIGTNYIGGAEEIRQLHEEGKLEKILERCEIVDDRGGGGNGSGNICAACGDVRFVPCETCSGSCKIYYEADYDEDGVEHECGFHKCPDCNENGLIRCPICCD